A genome region from Choloepus didactylus isolate mChoDid1 chromosome 12, mChoDid1.pri, whole genome shotgun sequence includes the following:
- the STOML3 gene encoding stomatin-like protein 3 gives MEPGASSPEKQDKESLVGISHKRLGVCAWLLVFLSFLLMIITFPISIWMCLKIIKEYERAVVFRLGRIQADKAKGPGLILVLPCVDVFVKVDLRTITCNIPPQEILTRDSVTTKVDGVVYYRIYSAVSAVANVNDVHQATFLLAQTTLRNVLGTQTLSQILAGREEIAHSIQTLLDDATEMWGIHVARVEIKDVRIPVQLQRSMAAEAEATREARAKVLAAEGEMNASKSLKSASLVLAESPLALQLRYLQTLTTVAAEKNSTIVFPLPMNLLEGIGGIGWEAPKPAPNRA, from the exons GCATCAGCCACAAGCGACTGGGCGTGTGCGCCTGGCTCCTggttttcctctccttcctgctgATGATTATCACCTTCCCCATCTCCATCTGGATGTGCCTGAAG ATCATCAAGGAGTACGAGCGGGCCGTCGTCTTCCGGCTGGGACGCATCCAAGCGGACAAAGCCAAAGGGCCAG GTTTGATCTTGGTCCTGCCCTGCGTGGACGTGTTCGTCAAAGTTGATCTCCGAACCATTACCTGCAACATCCCCCCGCAAGAG ATCCTCACCAGGGACTCGGTGACAACCAAGGTGGACGGCGTTGTCTACTACAGGATCTACAGCGCCGTCTCGGCTGTGGCCAACGTCAACGACGTCCACCAGGCGACGTTCCTGCTGGCGCAGACCACGCTGAGAAACGTCCTGGGGACGCAGACCCTGTCCCAGATCTTAGCTGGCCGGGAAGAGATTGCCCACAGCATCCAG ACTTTGCTGGATGACGCCACGGAGATGTGGGGGATCCACGTGGCGCGTGTGGAGATCAAGGATGTCCGCATCCCCGTGCAGCTGCAGCGGTCCATGGCGGCGGAGGCCGAGGCCACCCGTGAGGCCAGGGCCAAG GTGCTCGCCGCCGAGGGAGAGATGAACGCCTCCAAGTCGCTGAAGTCGGCCTCCCTGGTGCTGGCCGAGTCCCCGCTGGCCCTGCAGCTGCGCTACCTGCAGACGCTGACCACGGTGGCCGCGGAGAAGAATTCCACCATCGTGTTTCCTCTGCCCATGAACCTCCTGGAGGGCATCGGCGGCATCGGCTGGGAGGCCCCCAAGCCGGCCCCGAACCGGGCGTGA